The proteins below come from a single Dermacentor albipictus isolate Rhodes 1998 colony chromosome 7, USDA_Dalb.pri_finalv2, whole genome shotgun sequence genomic window:
- the LOC135907287 gene encoding sodium-dependent proline transporter-like has protein sequence MSAADRRRYQSRTQQFLTFAAVIASKNGIFTLPRLLFIHGGAPFVIAYTTLTVSVVIPVMQLESVLGQFTGAGNIGIFDTVPGMRGLGHTMTFYFTLGMTMFVTECSYSTVFLASLFRSTLPWADCSHYRPSDSCYELQRKMVLCSSVQEHIVQRYRHSRETQGMPVTNGTTTVLVPESACNFNDCANGTQSATRLFFDSKVLRLLTDDRNVIHPQIAITMAVLWLLVFAATRNGLQNAEYAVYVIASVTITTLTLMLVNSLALKCSDRGINLLVRAPLSGVVSYELWRDALKVAISNIGIFSGGFLSTARFNIFKTKIGTFSTVVALMQLTSTLLYGLLFYAHVGFLSSAKETDIERILQSDDIEHVVMPETLTILDTTRFWCTVYFTWLLANAVGYMMIGPEVVLEAIVFEFPGFAKFRNELRLAACLCFYVLGLCLTTTSGPYIIKLLVPNIEVIAVLSLLLEVLVIVRIYGIHRVMVDYQTMTGNYPNLMTRLSWTFGVPLQLTMLLAIEVMEPSPEGYRGVHFSYLAKLFGIWIIVVAVSFIPAYLFALLTTHPWEKIMAPAMTWLPDDKAATSEYRALLRECDYASRKGALPDEPSVATSGQVSVAAGVSRGDTVTVAETIDPREMAGTTERSVSFAPDVITTPRYSENFNELLEQQFGLRSSRAPSRDATSEPGFLDDASSTIEIKVPGYERNIDTVPASVFAKEDVEEIQRIIDNVDTALCTLSPEDAAFAEKIALGNGESAKRAAESSLASKREADREESCDAAAALALPPREGDAKLAKDAVTKSDRKQSAGPLPPAAPLHHVEFDVKPASTAGTAGKMNSRQGLVASPETPTLFAQPNEGGVKTPEEQAAHSGIESQSSSAKPAQHSMSKERSGPNRKKNKRSSPSRSPNKRGSKQLSKSKKSASRKRKSLGSESADVYQGKDSVEYSSKDSAKDSAMASPSKVGSKGSPTP, from the coding sequence ATGAGCGCCGCGGATCGCCGCCGCTACCAGAGCCGCACTCAGCAGTTCCTCACGTTCGCCGCCGTCATCGCGAGCAAGAACGGCATCTTCACTCTGCCTCGACTCCTCTTCATACATGGTGGAGCCCCGTTCGTGATCGCCTACACGACGCTTACGGTGAGCGTGGTGATCCCGGTGATGCAACTGGAGAGCGTGCTCGGCCAGTTCACGGGCGCCGGAAACATCGGAATCTTCGACACTGTGCCGGGCATGCGGGGTCTGGGCCACACGATGACCTTCTACTTCACGCTCGGCATGACCATGTTCGTGACCGAGTGCTCCTACTCGACCGTGTTCCTGGCCAGCTTATTCCGGTCTACTCTGCCGTGGGCTGACTGCAGCCACTACCGGCCATCGGACTCGTGCTACGAGCTCCAGAGAAAAATGGTGCTTTGTAGCAGCGTGCAGGAACACATAGTTCAGCGCTACCGGCACTCGCGCGAGACACAGGGAATGCCGGTGACGAACGGCACTACAACGGTGCTCGTCCCCGAGTCCGCCTGCAACTTCAACGACTGCGCCAACGGCACGCAGAGCGCTACGCGTCTCTTCTTCGACTCCAAAGTCCTCCGGCTCTTGACAGACGACCGCAACGTGATTCACCCGCAGATAGCCATCACGATGGCGGTTCTCTGGCTGCTAGTCTTCGCTGCCACCAGGAATGGCCTGCAAAATGCCGAGTACGCAGTGTACGTTATCGCTTCCGTGACCATCACTACGCTGACGCTGATGCTCGTGAATTCTTTGGCACTAAAATGCAGCGATCGCGGAATAAATCTCTTAGTTAGGGCTCCGCTGTCAGGCGTCGTCAGCTACGAACTTTGGCGGGATGCGCTGAAGGTGGCGATAAGCAACATCGGCATTTTCAGTGGTGGTTTCCTGAGCACTGCGCGATTCAATATATTCAAGACCAAGATAGGAACATTTTCAACCGTCGTAGCTCTAATGCAACTGACATCGACGCTACTCTACGGACTCCTCTTCTACGCGCACGTTGGCTTTCTGTCTTCTGCTAAGGAGACGGACATAGAGCGCATCTTGCAAAGTGATGATATTGAACACGTGGTAATGCCCGAGACCCTCACAATTTTGGATACGACGCGGTTTTGGTGCACAGTGTACTTCACCTGGTTGTTAGCCAATGCCGTGGGGTACATGATGATAGGTCCTGAAGTGGTCCTCGAAGCGATCGTGTTTGAATTTCCAGGATTTGCAAAGTTTCGTAACGAGCTCCGCCTAGCTGCCTGCTTGTGCTTTTACGTTCTCGGACTTTGTCTAACCACCACCTCTGGACCATACATAATCAAGCTGCTCGTGCCTAATATTGAGGTCATTGCGGTGCTGTCTCTTTTGTTAGAAGTACTGGTCATTGTGCGAATTTACGGTATTCACCGTGTCATGGTGGACTATCAGACAATGACGGGTAACTACCCGAACCTAATGACGCGATTATCTTGGACCTTCGGAGTGCCTCTTCAACTAACCATGCTGCTGGCGATCGAAGTAATGGAGCCGTCTCCCGAAGGGTACAGGGGCGTTCACTTTAGTTACTTAGCGAAGCTGTTCGGAATCTGGATCATCGTCGTCGCAGTCAGTTTCATTCCTGCGTACCTCTTCGCCCTTCTCACGACCCACCCGTGGGAGAAGATCATGGCGCCAGCAATGACATGGCTGCCCGATGACAAAGCGGCCACAAGCGAGTACCGAGCTCTGCTGCGAGAATGCGACTACGCGTCGAGAAAGGGTGCCCTGCCTGACGAGCCGAGTGTAGCCACAAGTGGCCAGGTTAGCGTCGCTGCTGGAGTGAGTCGCGGCGACACGGTGACCGTGGCGGAGACAATAGACCCGCGCGAGATGGCGGGCACCACGGAGCGGTCGGTCTCGTTCGCCCCCGACGTGATAACGACGCCCCGTTACAGCGAGAACTTCAACGAGCTCCTCGAGCAGCAGTTTGGACTCCGCTCTTCCAGGGCACCGTCCCGAGATGCGACCTCTGAACCAGGCTTTCTGGACGATGCTTCTTCAACCATTGAGATTAAGGTGCCCGGTTACGAAAGAAACATCGACACCGTGCCAGCATCGGTGTTTGCCAAGGAAGACGTCGAAGAGATTCAAAGGATTATCGACAATGTCGACACCGCGCTTTGTACTCTCTCCCCAGAAGATGCCGCCTTTGCGGAGAAAATAGCCCTGGGCAACGGTGAATCTGCAAAGCGCGCTGCTGAGTCATCGCTAGCGAGCAAAAGAGAGGCAGACAGAGAGGAGAGTTGCGATGCTGCtgcggcgcttgcgctgcctcCGCGAGAAGGTGACGCCAAGCTTGCGAAGGACGCCGTAACGAAAAGCGACAGAAAACAAAGTGCGGGACCGCTTCCACCAGCTGCTCCGCTGCATCACGTGGAATTTGACGTCAAGCCGGCAAGCACCGCTGGTACAGCAGGTAAAATGAACAGCAGGCAAGGTCTTGTTGCCTCCCCTGAAACCCCAACGCTTTTCGCGCAGCCGAATGAAGGTGGCGTAAAAACTCCCGAGGAGCAGGCTGCGCATTCCGGCATCGAAAGTCAGTCATCCAGTGCAAAGCCCGCACAGCATTCGATGAGCAAGGAACGGTCCGGGCCGAATAGAAAGAAGAATAAGCGGTCGTCGCCTTCACGATCACCAAACAAGAGGGGCTCAAAACAACTGTCGAAGTCTAAGAAATCCGCCAGCAGGAAGCGCAAGTCGTTAGGGTCGGAAAGCGCTGACGTCTATCAGGGTAAAGACAGTGTTGAGTACAGCTCGAAGGACAGCGCTAAAGACAGCGCTATGGCAAGCCCTAGTAAGGTCGGCTCTAAGGGAAGCCCCACACCATAA